From Neospora caninum Liverpool complete genome, chromosome VIII, a single genomic window includes:
- a CDS encoding putative Splicing factor 3B subunit 3 → MPVLYHLTLQKPTAIVHALQGNFSAPRAQEVVVSRGRVLELLRPDDQGKLQAIASTEVFGIIRSIAAFRLTGANRDYLAIGSDSGRLVIVQFSAEKNEFERVHCETYGKTGIRRVVPGEYLAVDPKGRTLMVAAVERQKFVYIVNRDNKAQLTISSPLEAHKSHAICHDLCGIDMGFDNPLFASLEQNVESTDRKPATPGVTVPKGVCLWEMDLGLNHVIKKATLPVPPSAHCLIPVPGGGGADGPSGVLVCCGNFLLYKKPDHEEVSCAIPRRLETGSDRGLVVVAFAVHRMKDFFFILIQTEYGDIYKIEISHDEGVVREIVCRYFDTVPVANALCVLKSGYLFVASEFGNHLFYQFTGIGSDASDPRCSSSHPLGREAIIAFKPRPLKNLALVDELQSLSPITDLKVLDAQGTGAPQVYVLCGKGPRSALRILQHGLGVEEMADNELPGRARAVWTTKLSHQSAFDGYIIVAFEGSSLVLQIGDTVEEVTDSLFLTNVSSLLVALMYDDSFIQVHETGIRHILKSKRVNEWRTPGGRRIKAADANERQLVISLAGGELILFEVDESHTLVETARRNINVETTCMSMQAIPKGRLRASFLAVGGLDNMVRILSLEKDRNLRQLATQLLPNNATPESVCLATLTGLGAHGKDAGKSEDNGVLYLHVGLNTGVMIRSVVDPVLGTLLDQRSRFLGGRAVRFHAVTLQGQPAILALSEKSWLCYTFQHKLHCTPLNYDPLECVASFCSEQCTDGFVAIAGGSLRIFRCQRLGETFSQTLLPLSFTPRAMAALPHISATESQGAVDAAGVGPSRRAAALAIVEADHNAYDESTKAEIRRALRGIKVNQEEEEEKEETDDMQLEEKEQHDLPEDQYGTFKAGPGKWGSCIRIVNPLMAMTIDKVSLETDEAALSCCYCEMEGLPLLVVGTVTAMTLKPRKVPQASIKVFSYDDKFSLNLVHSTPVEDYPMALAPFRGMLLAGVGHKLRLYALGKKRLLKKCEYKNLPCGVAFIRVAGDRLFVGDLRESVHVMRYRLSENLFYVLADDVVPRWLTKGEVLDYHTFVAADKFDSVFICRVPSEAKQDELGDTTGLRLRGDTTYLTDKCFKLQSLLHFHIGEVVTALERATLTAGASESIIYGTIMGSIGAFSPFLTKHELDLFTHLEMVLRSEKPPLGGREHIMFRSYYHPAKNTVDGDLCESYALLPYDVQKRIAQDFEKTPADILKHLEDIRNRIL, encoded by the exons ATGCCGGTGCTTTACCACCTCACGCTTCAGAAACCGACGGCGATTGTCCATGCGCTGCAAGGCAATTTCAGCGCCCCGCGCGCGCAGGAAGTAgttgtctctcgcggccgCGTGCTGGAGCTTCTGCGCCCGGACGACCAAGGCAAGCTGCAGGCGATCGCCAGCACTGAAGTCTTTGGCATCATTCGCTCCAtcgccgccttccgcctGACAGGAGCGAATCGAGACTACCTCGCGATCGGCAGTGACAGCGGCCGCCTCGTTATTGTCCAGTTCTCGGCTGAAAAAAATGAATTCGAACGCGTCCACTGCGAAACATACGGGAAAACCG GCATTCGCCGCGTGGTCCCCGGCGAGTACCTGGCTGTGGATCCGAAGGGACGTACCCTCATGGTTGCGGCTGTGGAGCGGCAAAAGTTTGTGTACATTGTGAACCGCGACAACAAGGCACAGCTTACCATCAGCAGTCCTCTGGAGGCTCACAAGAGTCACGCGATCTGCCACGATTTGTGTGGAATCGACATGGGCTTCGACAACCccctctttgcttctctcgaACAAAATGTGGAATCCACAGACAGGAAACCGGCCACTCCCG gcGTCACGGTTCCGAAGGGCGTGTGTTTGTGGGAGATGGATTTGGGTTTGAACCACGTGATCAAGAAGGCGACGTTGCCGGTTCCGCCGTCTGCACACTGTTTGATTCCGGTccccggcggcggcggcgcggatGGTCCGAGCGGCGTGCTGGTCTGCTGCGGGAACTTTTTGCTGTACAAGAAGCCGGACCACGAGGAAGTCTCTTGCGCGatccctcgccgcctcgagaCCGGCTCCGACCGCGGCCTCGTCGTGGTTGCCTTCGCCGTGCACCGCATGAAGGATTTCTTTTTCATCCTCATTCAGACAGAGTACGGGGACATCTACAAGATTGAGATTTCCCACGACGAGGGCGTGGTGCGCGAGATCGTGTGCCGCTACTTCGACACCGTCCCGGTCGCGAATGCGTTGTGCGTGCTCAAGTCTGGGTACCTCTTTGTGGCGTCCGAGTTCGGCAACCATCTGTTTTACCAGTTCACGGGGATCGGCTCGGACGCGTCCGATCCGCGGTGCTCCTCTTCGCACCCGCTCGGGCGCGAGGCGATCATCGCCTTCAAGCCGCGACCGCTGAAGAACCTCGCACTGGTCGACGAGTTGCAGTCTCTGTCGCCCATCACCGACTTGAAAGTCCTCGACGCTCAGGGCACCGGCGCGCCGCAAGTCTACGTGCTGTGCGGCAAGGGGCCTCGGAGCGCACTCCGCATTCTCCAGCACGGCCTCGGCGTCGAGGAGATGGCGGACAACGAACTCCccggacgcgcgcgcgcagtcTGGACCACCAAGCTGTCCCACCAGAGCGCCTTCGACGGGTACATCATCGTCGCGTTCGAGGGCAGCAGCCTGGTTCTGCAGATCGGCGACACCGTCGAGGAAGTCACGGACAGTCTGTTTCTGACGAACGTGTCGTCGCTGCTCGTCGCGCTCATGTACGACGACTCCTTCATCCAGGTGCACGAGACGGGGATTCGCCACATCCTCAAGAGCAAGCGCGTGAACGAATGGCGCACGCCCGGCGGACGCCGCATCAAGGCGGCGGACGCGAACGAGCGGCAGCTGGTCATCTCCCTCGCAGGCGGCGAACTGATCCTCTTCGAGGTGGACGAGAGCCACACGCTCGTGGAGACCGCGCGACGAAACATCAACGTGGAAACCACCTGCATGAGCATGCAGGCGATTCCCAAGGGGCGCCTgcgcgcctccttcctcgccgtcggcggcCTCGACAACATGGTCCGGATCCTCAGTCTCGAGAAGGACCGAAACCTGCGACAACTCGCGACGCAGCTCCTCCCGAACAACGCCACGCCCGAGAGTGTCTGCCTCGCCACCCTCACGGGTCTCGGCGCACACGGGAAAGACGCcgggaaaagcgaagacAACGGCGTGCTGTATCTACAC GTCGGCTTAAATACGGGCGTGATGATCCGCAGCGTCGTGGATCCCGTCCTCGGAACTCTGCTCGATCAAAGAAGCCGGTTTCTGGGTGGCCGAGCTGTCCGATTCCACGCGGTGACGCTTCAAGGCCAACCAGCAA TTTTGGCGCTGAGTGAAAAATCCTGGCTCTGCTACACCTTCCAGCACAAGCTCCACTGCACGCCTCTCAACTACGACCCGCTTGAGTGCGTAGCGTCGTTCTGCTCTGAGCAG TGCACGGACGGTTTCGTCGCGATTGCAGGTGGTTCTCTGCGCATTTTCCGTTGCCAGCGACTCGGTGAAACGTTCAGTCAGACGCTTCTCCCGTTGTCGTTCACGCCTCGAGCGATGGCGGCTCTTCCGCACATCTCCGCAACCG AGTCGCAAGGCGCCGTGGACGCTGCCGGTGTCGGTCCTTCGCGGCGGGCTGCTGCGCTCGCGATTGTCGAGGCTGACCACAACGCGTACGACGAGTCGACTAAGGCGGAAATTCGGCGCGCGCTCAGGGGAATTAAAGTGAaccaggaagaggaagaagagaaggaagaaaccgacgaCATGCAG ctggaagagaaagagcagcacGACCTTCCTGAGGACCAGTACGGAACTTTCAAGGCGGGGCCTGGCAAGTGGGGCTCTTGCATTCGAATCGTCAACCCTCTCATg GCGATGACGATTGACAAAGTTTCTCTGGAGACCGACGAGGCTGCACTAAGTTGCTGCTATTGTGAAATGGAGGGTTTGCCTCTGCTCGTGGTGGGCACCGTCACTGCAATGACGCTCAAACCTCGCAAG GTGCCTCAAGCGTCTATCAAAGTCTTCTCGTACGACGACAAGTTCTCCCTCAATCTCGTCCATTCC ACCCCGGTGGAAGACTACCCGATGGCTCTCGCGCCCTTCCGCGGAATGCTCCTCGCCGGTGTCGGGCACAAGCTCCGTCTCTATGCCTTgggaaagaaacgcctgCTGAAGAAATGCGAATACAAG AATCTTCCCTGCGGTGTCGCTTTCATTCGCGTTGCCGGGGACAGACTCTTCGTAGGCGACCTACGCGAGAGTGTCCACGTGATGCGTTACCGACTCAGCGAAAACCTCTTTTACGTCCTGGCAGACGATGTCGTCCCGAG atggcTAACGAAGGGCGAGGTTCTCGACTACCACACGTTCGTGGCCGCGGACAAGTTCGACTCTGTTTTCATTTGCCGG GTCCCCAGTGAAGCCAAGCAAGACGAGTTGGGTGACACGACGgggctgcgtctccgcggcgaCACCACCTACCTCACCGACAAGTGCTTCAAACTTCAGTCGCTTTTACATTTCCACATTGGCGAAGTTGTAACTGCCCTCGAACGCGCGACGCTCACCGCCGGCGCCTCGGAAAGCATCATCTACGGCACCATCATGGGATCCatcggcgccttctctcccttcctcacAAAACACGAA cTGGATTTATTTACCCACCTGGAGATGGTCCTCAGGTCCGAGAAGCCGCCTCTGGGCGGCCGAGAGCATATCATGTTCCGCTCCTACTACCACCCGGCGAAG AACACTGTCGACGGCGATCTGTGCGAAAGCTACGCGCTCCTGCCCTACGACGTCCAGAAGCGAAT